From Quercus robur chromosome 8, dhQueRobu3.1, whole genome shotgun sequence:
atcctgtcagcagcccgtggccatttgcacaatgggggcttgacatcctcgggccattcccccgagcaacggggaaccgccgttttgtagtggtggccgtggattacttcacaaagtgggctgaagctgaagccttggccaatatccgggatatcgacgtgaaaaagtttgtgtggaaaaacatagttacaaggtttggggtgccgaattcactagtgacagacaacgggctacagttcgacagcaacgcttttcggaccttttgcggcgagctcggcatcaagaacaagtattcaaccccggcatacccccagagtaacggccaagctgaagcagtaaacaagactattttgaacgggctcaagagaaggttggatggagcgaaaggaaggtgggcagaagaactaTCCAGTGTcttgtgggcctaccgcacgacccccaggagatccacgggggaaaccccattttctctggcatacggagcagaagcagtgattctgaccgaggtgagcttatgcagtgcgcgGGTCGTTGGGTTTGACCCTGTACAaaacgccgaccttatgatggagcagttggattggctagaagaatgcagggaggctgcgaccgtacgtcttgccgagtatcagcagaagctagcgcaaaggtacaaccgaaatgtaaggaccagggaattcagtgccggggaattggtgttaagaagggtagtagggaacatgcgggacgtggctacagggaagcttgctcagagttgggagggaccatacagagtcacagccgtcgcaggggcaggggcttactacttggaggacctggacgagaggccgctcccccgaccatggaacgccaacaacctgaagaagttctacgcgtaaccatcgatgtaagccgaaacttgtattctatgaagattaagagtatgatgaacttttttgtctttgctgttTTTTACCCTGTAgccgcacaccaagagaatcgccagcagaacctaaggacagaaacctgaccctcggctcgatcaatatcgccgagcaggtgaaaaccttacaaacaaaatcctaaggacagaaacctgaccctcggctcgatcaatatcgccgagcaggtgaaaaccttacaaacaaaaacctaaggacagaaacctgaccctcggctcgatcaatatcgccgagcaggtgaaaaccttacaaacaaaaacctaaggacagaaacctgaccctcggctcgatcaatatcgccgagcaggtgaaaaccttacaaacaaaatcctaaggacagaaacctgaccctcggctcgatcaatatcgccgagcaggtgaaaaccttacaaacaaaatcctaaggatagaaacctgaccctcggctcgatcaatatcgccgagcaggtgaaaaccttacaaacaaaatcctaaggacagaaacctgacccttggctcgatcaatatcgccgagcaggtgaaaaccttacaaacaagaACCCTAAGGGCGGAAACCTGACTTTCGGCTCGGTCACAATCACCGAGCATGTATGAACCCTGCAATTAAATCTATGAGggcaaaaaaattgattctcgGCTAAAATCAAAGATCCGGACAAAcggaaactttgcaaacaaatgctcgaaggacggaaactcaattctcggttaaaccaaaacctgataagaacctaaccctttttacaaaaactaagtccaaatagcgctctcaaaactaCTCACAGCTTCGCACAACAGGTTCTCGAGGGtacattctattaagcggccatagcattGGTGTGATTCAAGCAGAGCACAAACggatataatttcattcaacaaaaatgaaacaggaaaagaaaacggacttccaattaaaagagtaaaagcaattgttcagtcaccacagcccggtgacatgggcaaataaaaccaataaattaaaacaacggttcaatcaccacatcccggtgacataggcaaataaaaacgaaataaaaataagctaaaataaaatcaactaggggGTTGAGTCGGTGGTGGCACTTCCTGTTGGACGATCAGGGAGAAAGGCTGGGCCTCGTCAAGAAGTTCCTGCACGGTCGGTGTGCTCGTAGCCTCCAGTTCCTCGGGCTCAGCATGAGAGTctatttgctcaaccaactccctcatactggtcGTCTCCTCCTCATCTAGAGCAGCCGGGGCAttctggacggcaggtacaggactcggaaatggaatctggccggggtctctcagcggcgagtcttcaggaactcccattgcttgaagagcagcaaaccatccggcctcgaaacccatatgccgagcccgagccaccaccggctctgcggagttctcggcgtCGGCGAAGCCCACGTCGTACCACttctgctccgcggccgccaagcccgCCTTGAGATCAGCTATCTCCTCGGCATGAGAAGTGTTGAGACTGAGGGCTTGGGCCAGTTTaagttccgtctcattttgcctggccaGGAGGTCAGCACACCTCTGTTCGGCAgatgctcggaacttctccgcggcagcagccttaTTCTCGGCAGACTCAGCAATCTtggccttttccttagccgtttttactgctgcctcccgcgccaccttctcgcgctcattttcctcgtcaagctcccgtgcccgggcagccacaatgtgagctagttgagcggcctagcaagcgtgAAGGTTAGCAAAGTGGCAAAAGGAAATTTACATGgagcaaatagacaaaagaattaccgcaatggcgtgccactctaaccggcgccccacggactcctcggacccatcctcaaaggcgtgcacgtcctcgggaagttggagagctccggccaaggtttgggcaatgcggccgccctcgcccttatcccatatccgaacagaggccgttgatggcaatggtttgccatccagaaggaactttggctcccacgccggagccacttgggaggaggatgcgccccccgtgccggctTCGGTCTGCGGCTCGCGGATGACAATcccccctgttggtcggggaggagtccggACAGCGGCGTCCCCCGGGGCCGTGGAATGTGGCTCGGCCACTTTCTGTTTTTTCCGGGCACGTCCGGCCTGCGAGGttggaggaggttgagaaactggaccccgaccctgggtaggcgggggctggttggtcggccgggcaccaggcacgaacctgtctAGGGTCATTATTCGCCTTGCCACCATGcttgcaccgggctggatcgcttcagctagcaggttagccgcgtctgtcacttgctgttgatgctcggcgggtggatcctcgggatgggtctgctcttgggcttggtccccttgttgtatagcttcgtgggctctctctctaaggcgccgggatacttgctccgcggaatcgtctcgaaggggaactagttcgtccgcggcagtgaaccgcctaccaaattccctcgcttccccggttgtaagcttcggcggcaagaagttcacgtaccggacgtctatatacgagagcagggggctgtcaactatcaacgcctgcttgaatgattgccaagtagagtaaaccggttccacgccgaggatcaggtgtgaggcccggagttgcccgtcccagtgcacgtagatctcggaacgaaggacgaagtttaagtccttgacgtggacggctctgaggtcctgagtaaacactttgccgtctgcagaagaacaaataacacgttagcttttaacaataaaagattttcttttactcaaacaactataagaaggggaaggtacgaacccacttcacgccgtgtgagggggcaagggatctccccggcaaaccaattgccgcgcaccctgacaaactccccggcggagttcctgttcgaatcgggtaggcacgatatcagccgtacccgagcatcccttgtctttaagtagtaatttgtggatttgctcccacaaaggctgtacatttggttaatatcatggtgatctagttgtaagttaaaggtatggttcaactggccgacacaactaactacccggtaaaaattggggggaagctggtcggggcacagcccatagtaggtaagagtgcttatcaggaggggatctaccgggaacctaaccccaccttctaagatggacatcaaaggaaagaaggccgtaccatgccctcggtggagttccatatcactctcatggcagtaagccacgtccacgtcactggggatactaaatttactcctaaagttggccaaagcagccggggtatctagaaggtaagaataacccatctataaagcctaaaactacaagaataaaatcaaagaaacaaagctgaaggaacaggaagggaaaaagagacttacgttgggttctaaggaggaaaagaacgctgagcaagcaagcacacagaaatgtggtcggcagagagtaggcgCTAAAAATCAGAGGCAAAGGAAAAATGGAGTGACGTTTGgagaagaactatttatagagccagaagaaatggggaaagaagaaacgcttgatcaaacaataaatgggcacagcgaacgagcgacccagcaaatgccaagcgtaaccgatttgcgcaccgcttcggttcacgaaccgtcaggcaataatgacgtctgcgcctggcgccgcgaaacggcgcgtcttttgagatgactattaatgagaaatgacagccagaagtcccagactAAAAGATACCCGAGGTCAAGAAgcccaggcagctccttgattctcctcggcaaccgagtatgaatcaagggggggctattgtacggcaccgagctcccaaagtccatacaggccttgggcccagacccatctaggccccgggcccaagcccataccagccttgggcgcaggcccagcagatagttcccgttaccttatgcccttcttaaaactgccttagggccaaaaacaagttttggttattaagctcccggggttgaccggttaacatttcccggtagagcgcatgagtcaatactcgggaaggtcatgatatgcacgggaacgtgagtcgccgaacacaatcggtgaaaatggagccaagttccaagatcataaatgttgcaccgccctctcacctaaaacagccactttaaccagataatactggaccttcaatagcactaacgatgaacataatcatggtctccccactaaccttggctataaatagaggaaagttgggagaagaaggggttcagaaaaaattGGGAGAAAGGAGTCAAAGAGAGAGCTTTTCagctgagtgttgctttgagtctctctgccgagaacgacctattgtaggaaatccttaaacccattacaaataaattgtgagcccaagggatctaaggcccagagttcttgtacttggttcttacagtTACTAttggaggtagcaatagatttatggttaaatcttttgtaaaaacttcaattctatattagttgattttttttttttttttttttaccttaaaaataGTTAAGTCAAATCCTCCATAGGTTTTACCTTAAAACAATtcatttcattggtttttctgAGTGATCATATTGGTGTGTTCTTTACTTTTCTGCTGTTGTACATGATATGATCTATTACTGTTTAACAtaaatctcataattaacctaagcAAACACttggctaattttttttttttttttttgagaaataattacaacatgctgctaaccccgcagTTCGAATCCTTTCCCtcctagacccccaagcactttgtgcatggggaggtgccaattcagctacaaggcctttgacaacacttggctaattaattaggttaaataatctattttaaggggtctaaacaaactaaCATTAGTGCATTGCTCAATTATTGATTATCCATGCAAATTGATAGTAGCATGCTAGATTAATTGATTAATCATGTAAATTCTGCagtaattgtaattattttaaatttgattaaatcgtaataaaaaagttggggggggggggggggtgttaaaACAACATTTAGTACTTAGACTTGCGAACATTCACAATCCATCATAAATGCACCCAGGCTAATTTCCTTACGGCTGGGGTAGTCCAAATTAATAAGATTGGAAGACTTTTTCTAAAACCTTGTACTAAAAGTCTTTTAGTGCAAGGAATTCTCTGCTAGGATGTTGAGAAATCAATATCATTCTACTTAAAATGAGTTAATgtacttgttttgataataacaAGCCATCTACTACCATGGTCATATACTTTCGGAGGGATGACAAGTTGAGTGCAAAATCAAAGTAATACACAGGCAAAGATTGACGTTTATTAAGAGAGGAAATGGTTTCGAAACTGCAATGCATGCATATTGACTCGGTCTGTGGAAACCATGGGTTTTCCAACTAATTTTTAGTGACGGGGCTGACCGTGTATAAGTCAATCAACAGATTTCTACCACAAAGCTCTCTAATATAAATAGGCACTATCATTTCATTGCTTTCTCATAATAATCACTCTCCATTTGCTTCATAGTATCGAACATGAAGGTAAGCCCTTTTTCTTACtatagaagaggaaaaaaaaaaggtatttgtAGTGTTTGAGCATTAGCCAATTATACCAACACTGTGGTGCTTGGTATTTAGGGTTCAAACCCTATCTCCCTTTTAGCCTCGGCCTATTTATGATAAAGGCCACTATGATCAGATCTTGTGGCTTCCATGTACCTATGAGGTCCACAGATTATAAGAGGGCATACGAGATTTTGACTGTTGGTTTACCAAGAAAAAAATGCACATGCATGAAATGAATGTGTCGCTGTACTTTTTGAGTAgcaaacaccaaaaacatatataaacaatttttttttttttaaattttttttattaattctgtTGAAAGATACTAATGATTATATGGTATATATATGGTGCAGCAAAAGATAATAATGAAGGTACAAATGAATTGCGAGAAATGCAGAACCAAGGCCATGAAGATTGCTGCTGTGGCAGAAGGTGTGCATCAAATTTTGCTTTTGAGAACTAGAGACAAGGGACTAATGGCTTTTTTATGTAtatgtaacaatttttttttttcctgaatatcAAACAGGTGTGATCTCAGTGGcgattgaaagagaaaaaagtctGGTGGTCGTGGTAGGAGACGGAGTTGATTCGGTTAGCTTGGCCGGCTCACTAAGGAAGAAGCTTGGCTCTGCCAACATTGAGAGTGTGCAAGAAGTGAAAGCAGAAAGTGCTGAGAAAAAAGACCCAATTATATGGTATAGCCAATATCCACAATACCCCACGTATGCAGTGGTTTCTGATCAATACCCTAGCAATTGCGCCATCATGTGATGAGTATTGCAAGCTGATCCATGGGATCAATTgagatgtaatttttttttttctttgttttgttcatGCTCTTGCATGCTGTTTTCCTTGTGTCTCCTATACGTTTCTTAATACAATAATAACAGGgacacaattaaaaataaaaataaagctttggttattttttttttaaaaactagcTAGTTGATATATTTTGTTATAAGGACAAGAAGTCATGTTAacttttgtgagaaaaaaattatgaaaaatatttttgtccttAGGaatactcaaaataaaaatatatatattgtacgaTGAAGTGTGaatgcttcattttctttggCGCTTACGTAATTAGGTTGCTGCTTATTATCTTAAGGATTAGGTTAGAGTCGgtgttttattaattattatgtcCCTAATCCCTTACATGGtcttaaatttgaaatatttccTTAACTATCAATAGGACCTTTGTATATTATGCAAACTGCTGTGGGATTCTCGTAGCTAGGTAAGTCAAACAATACCAACAAAATCGAACTTTTTTCAACTCCATTATATAATTGTTAGAGCAATTACATCAGTctgtgtaaaattgtgcaaaatgaaaaaattaactgattttacacattttgagtaaaaaaacacccacatcagtgggtgcAAAATTGTGCATTACTAcaataaccgtgcatatatgcaccgTTACTGTAGCAtgtgcatttaatattttaataatttctgatttactcttttttttttctctctcttcttcatctACAAAACTAAACTTCCCTCTCATGTTCTTTCTTCCTCTGATACCACACACTCCCACagacacaaaatcaaaaatcaaccacaaaaataaaaaaatcaacaaaaaaaataaccaCTAGAACAAAATCGTTGGATCGGTGTTGATGGAGATTAGTATTGATGGAGTGCTTGTAATGGGTTGACAGagaagagggaagaaaaagattctcaaaaaaaaaaaaaaaaaaaaaaaaaaaaaaggaagaaagagaggcgcAGATAGAGAGGAGATAGAGATAAGGTGGgtgtgaaaaagaagaaggggttattaagagaaaaaagaggggGTTAGGTGGGGGTAAGAgggaaataatagaaaaagtgagagaaaatattattttaataagaaagtgtgtataatagataaactAATGTaggtattttgtaaaaatgatattgtaaaatagaaaaagtaatttttttgtgtaaaatagacggaatCTTTTGCACAGACTGATGTAATTTCTCTTATATGTTAATCTTTTGCTTAGTGGCCAAAATATCACTCCTTAGAGCATCAACATTGAAGAATGCTActctatcctattttaccatcataaaaagttactttatcaattataccataccattttacaatacaccctacatcaaaaaactattattttactttttcattaaaatattatttttttaatctttctttattatttctttcacatCATCACTTTTTTTCAACTAAGGGgtggaataaaatatatatatatatatatatatattagcatagtgctacagtacaattctaagtttagaattgtactgtagcactattgcaaaaaattttgcaatagtgAGGTATAACATTTTTTGATGCAAATAGTTTTTAGCTATAAAATGTCAAAAAGACCCTAGATATGACattagcattcttcaatgctaatgctcttatgcGGATATTGTAAACATTAAATAtgcaattttaaatataatgtgTATAGAATGTACCATTACAATGAGAAACATATCACGTTCTGACACGCGGTACTGTAAGTAACTATCATGAGTCAAAACTAAAGTACTTCAAATGATTTATCGTAACCGGCCATCTTTATGTACAAACAAATAAGTTACGGTCACTCATATCATTTGgtagtaaattaataaacaGAAAGGCCTATCGTCATTCATCATAACACTGCTTTATATTCGCCAATAATTGGCTAAGTTACCGAGGTCAAAGAGAAAGGGCGTTGGTTCAACTGCTCATGGCAACTAGTTCCTTGGCTGTATTGAAATGTGGCTGCAGGTCAGAAAAtccacatttttcttttttatatttttgtttgttttattttactttttgtgagtgttaaatattagcattgatataccatgttgaatataCTAGTATGGATGTGGAAGAAAAaacataaagtatagaacacaataacacacgagggtTATGTGGTttagcctaacggcctacatccacggagaaAACCTTAAAGgactacatcaataatatattatagtgtagtACAACTctctgtgttacaatgaatcataatatgtgtatatatagtaaactaaaccctaaactaatagacttttaatacaagtaggagacttggcttgcacacaaagtataattaggcttgggcctatgtTAATCgactaatatatctctaacaccccttcttaaactcaagatggaagtttgatgaaatcttgagatttgataaagTTGATAAGATCTCTTGAATGAAATTTGGCTCTATGACGGTAGTTTGAGGAAGACAATGGTCTTGTACTGTTGATGTGACTTCTAACGGTGGCTTGACTATACCGAAGAGTTTTGACGACGACagtaggaagccaaagaagatgaatgCAGTGAAAAAAACACCGAGaaagacaaagattgctcttaaatataccgtAAGGACAGAAAATCATGGCCACAAAAAGATGACTCTGATATCAtattaaatattagcattgatacatcATGTTGAATATACTAATATGGATGCAGAAGcaaaagcataaagtatagaacacaataacacacaAAGGTTACGTGattcagcctaacggcctaaATTCatggaggaaaccctaaagggctacatcaataatatattatagtgtagtACACCTCTTtctgttacaatgaatcataacatgtgtatatatagtagactaaaccctaaactaatagacttctagtacaagtaggagacttggcttacacacaaagtagaattaggcttgggcttatgttaatgggctaatatatctctaacagtgAGCAGTTGATCCATAAAGCATACTTTGATGCAAACCACCCCTTActctatattaaaaataaaaataaaaataaatttttattacaaaaaaaaaaggcacaattGTTTATGTTGTGGACTGAATtgtgaatataaaaaatgaattcaCGTGAAAGTGACAGATAACTAATCACAATCTATTATAAAACATAACTGTTGCTTTTTGTATGGTATTAGAATTACTTATAACCCTATATTTGAATAAAGAGTTTAtgagtttctttttattttaaatttagatttaattttgtattacgATTTGTTTGATCAATGAAATTGTTCTAGGTCGATGCTGCAAGTTTGACTCAAAGGTCGATGTACAATGTGGCGTCGACTTAAGCCAAGGCATGATTCTTATCAAATTGTTAAGGAAAAACACTCTGTGGTAATTATTATCCAAGCTCTGTTGAAGCACAAGTCAGCCCAGTTGGAGCCAAAACAGTTATACAGGTAGGAAATTTAAGATAGGTTATTTGCTATTTTTAAACATATGAAGTACTTTTTCTAAAGCCTTGTACTAAAGGCTTTCTCTGTCAGAATATTGAGAAATCAATATCATgtcccccacccccaaaaagtAGAGAATCTATCAACATTCTACTTAATGAGTTAATGTACATCTTTTGATGATAATAAG
This genomic window contains:
- the LOC126694175 gene encoding heavy metal-associated isoprenylated plant protein 47-like isoform X2, giving the protein MKQKIIMKVQMNCEKCRTKAMKIAAVAEGVISVAIEREKSLVVVVGDGVDSVSLAGSLRKKLGSANIESVQEVKAESAEKKDPIIWYSQYPQYPTYAVVSDQYPSNCAIM
- the LOC126694175 gene encoding heavy metal-associated isoprenylated plant protein 47-like isoform X1 codes for the protein MKQKIIMKVQMNCEKCRTKAMKIAAVAEGVISVAIEREKSLVVVVGDGVDSVSLAGSLRKKLGSANIESVQEVKAESAEKKDPIIWYSQYPQYPTYAVVSDQYPSNCAIM